The following DNA comes from Streptomyces sp. NBC_00690.
GCAGGAGTGTCGATCAGCGCACGGTGAGGGTGACGGGCCCTCGGTGCGGGCTGATGCCCCGCAGGATCGACCACGGCACCCGGAACACCCGGCCGGGAGCAGCGGGCCAGGCCAGCCGCCGTTCGGAGAGGACCTCACCCCCCTGACGGGCCGTGACCCGCGGTACGCGCATGAACTCATCGGTCCACAACAACAGTCGACCACGCGGTGGAGCCGGGTCACCGGGACGCAACAGGCTGGGCGACACCCAACGCAATGGCTTCTCGGCGAGCAGTGGCACAGCGGCGGAGGAGTGCGGAAAGGAGTTCGTGGCCAGCCAGCGCACCACCTGATCGGCGACGTGTCGACCGTCGAGTGCGGCGATGTCGGCGGTGTCGACCGGATGGAGCATGTTCCCGGCTGCGAACACCCCGGGGCGGCTGGTGCGTAGCGCGGTGTCCACGACGGGGCCGAGCGTGTGCGGGTCCAGGGCGATGTCACCGGTGCGGACGAGTTCGTTGTCGGGGATCCAGTCACCGGTGAAGATGACCGTGTCACAGGCGAGCACCTGACGCCGACGGGTGTCGACGTCCTCGATCTCGACCCCTTCCACCCGGGGCTTGCCGATCACCCGCACCACGCGGGACCGATTGACCACCGGGACGCCCAGGACGACCTTGCCGCCGAGGTTGAAGGCCCCGTACGACTCGGTGTGCTTGTACTGACTGACCATCGCGACGACCGAGCAACCGGCCTCCCGCAGGGTGAGCGCCGCCGACCAACTCACTAGCTCACCGCCGACGATGACGGCGCGCTTGCCCACCTCCTGGTGGTGGAGGTGGACGGCGTTTTGCAGCTGGCCGGTGGTGTAGACGCCGGCCGGGCGGTCCCCGGGGATGCGCCGGGCGGTGCGCGGCCTCTCCCGGGCGCCGGTGGCGAGGACCACGGCCCGCGGCTCGACCCGGAACCGGCCCTGCGGACTGGTGACGTCCACGGCCAGCCCCGACGCCCAGTGGGTGACCATGGCGTTGGTACGGATGACGGCACCCGCCCGCCGCGCGGTCTCGGTGAGCCGGCGTGCGTACGCGGGCCCCGTCAGCACCCGGTGCAGATCCCGCAGCCCGTACCCGGTGTGGTCGCTGTGCCGGGGGATGCCCCCGGCCTCCTTCTCCCGGTCCAGTACGAGGACGTCACCGGCGACCCGGGGGGCGAGGGCCGCG
Coding sequences within:
- a CDS encoding NAD(P)/FAD-dependent oxidoreductase: MTDSRTEQAPPLTLTPDVLVIGGGPAGLSAAAALAPRVAGDVLVLDREKEAGGIPRHSDHTGYGLRDLHRVLTGPAYARRLTETARRAGAVIRTNAMVTHWASGLAVDVTSPQGRFRVEPRAVVLATGARERPRTARRIPGDRPAGVYTTGQLQNAVHLHHQEVGKRAVIVGGELVSWSAALTLREAGCSVVAMVSQYKHTESYGAFNLGGKVVLGVPVVNRSRVVRVIGKPRVEGVEIEDVDTRRRQVLACDTVIFTGDWIPDNELVRTGDIALDPHTLGPVVDTALRTSRPGVFAAGNMLHPVDTADIAALDGRHVADQVVRWLATNSFPHSSAAVPLLAEKPLRWVSPSLLRPGDPAPPRGRLLLWTDEFMRVPRVTARQGGEVLSERRLAWPAAPGRVFRVPWSILRGISPHRGPVTLTVR